CGCAgcaaggcgccgccgccgccgccgtgctccagcTCGGGCGTCGCCGTGAGCACGTCTCGCGGGTACCACCTCTTCGAGATCCGCAAACTCCCGCATCAAGTCGATGACCCCGCTGGGCCGGTGCGTCAGCTCGTCCGTGTTCATGGCGGGAGGGTTCCACAAGTGGTACCTCCGCTACTTCCCCAACGGCGAGACGGCGGAGGCCGCCGACTACGCCGCCGTCTACCTCGACTATGTCATCGACTGCTACCCGCCCAAGTCCGTCACCGCCTACTTCCTCCTACGCCTCGTCGACAAGGTCTCCAACGACCTCATGGACCCGCcgcccgacgacgacgtgcgcgccgccgcggtgcacGAGTTCAGCGCCGGGCAGAACAGCTGGGGCTACTACGCGTTCTGGAAGAAGGACGAGCTGGAGAGCTCGGGGCGCATCGTGGACGACGTGCTCACCATCCGGTgcgacgtcggcgtcgtcggccggTACGCCACGGCCAAgacggacgccgccgccgccgccgcctccgtggcGTCGTCCGTCCACGTGCCGCCGGCCGACCTGGGGCACCAGCTCGGCGCCCTCCGCTCGCGCGCGGTGGGCGCCGACGTGACGTTCCAGGTCGGCGCCGGCTCCGGCGCGCGGCGGTTCGGCGCGCACCGGTGCGTGCTCGCCGCACGGTCGCCGGTGTTCGAGGCGGAGCTGTACGGCCCGATGGTGGAGCGGGACGCCGGGCGCGTCATCCGGATCGACGACATGGACCCCCAGGTGTTCGACGCGTTGCTCGACTTCATGTACACCGACGCCCTGCCCGGGATGAGGAAGCGCGACGCGGTGGCCATGTCGCAGCAGCTGCTCGTCGCGGCGGACAGGTACGACCTGAAGAGGCTGAGGCTGCTGTGCGAGCATGAGCTGTGCAAGCACGTGAACAAGGGCACGGTGGCCAGCATGCTGGCATTGGTCGAACAGCAACGCCCTAGCTGCCAGGGGCTCAAGAAGGCATGCTTTGAGTACCTCCGAAAAACACCGAAAGTTCTACGTGAAATCATGGCGACGGAAGCGTTCGATCACCTTGTGAATGAGTTGTTATCGTCCAACAAGCTTGCCATCCGTGAATGAGGAATAGATTGTACAGATTATGTTCTCACTAATAGCAACACGAAACAATAACTATCAGATCGATGTGTGTTCTTTTGTGTTAAAACAACATGGACAATAGTACTATTAGATCGATGTGTGTTCTTTTGTTTATCTTCACCTTTAACTATGGATTCAGCCCGGTTGTTTGCCTTGCTGCGTTTGTTTTACCTTTCCCGGGCACGGAAGAGATCAGAGCGTGTACAACGCCCTAAACAGTACTGTGGATGCAGAAGGGCAAAGTAATTTCGTACCGTACTACGTAGGAGGATGTCTTCTCGCTTTTACGTGACATTGCATCCAAATTATcgtaaaaaaattttaactaatacAATTTATTTATGtgtgatatatatatcactCAGCAAAATTATTAAACTTGCAAGTTTCTTCACGTGATACATTGTATATTCAGCTGTgtattctcattttttttcaaaattattatttgttaGCTCTGTTCTGAATTTAATGTGTAGTCAAAccttaaataattaattaaatttgacATGAGGAATGATATGGGTAGATTTGTCATGAAATGTACCTTCATATAGTAATACTTTTAATACTTCCTGCGGCATATAATGTATTATGCCATTGACATTAAGAAATGTGTTTGATCATTTActttatttaaaaatgttttacaaATTTGTGCTCAAAGTACCTTTAATAAcacaacaaatcacaaaaaaaaacaacttcatatattttttagcaagatgaatggtcaaacatatatcGAGAAATCAACGAAAAAAGAGGGGTAGCTTTTCATAATCACATATAGTCAAAAGTAGGGATGAAAAATCAAGGGCCTCTCATGGtttgctctatgcatgtgtcgacgtttgatgtcgcgattccggtatttgcatagtatggggatcgtcggtactagggtatacgcgagattgaggtaaaagagacagagacagggatttttatacaggttcgggcccctgatcgaattgtcaggtaatagccctacatcctgttggccgaagccggtattgctcttattcaccattaTCACACttgtacaatatttggggtagcctatctaaactgttgtcgacatggcggtctgaaggtctaaCTCGTattcgacaacagggtagtcttcctcctcgaatccgtgcccgacgagatcagagataacgctttcgtctctcctgacagtatccggagacaccgtaggggactagccgtgcttatccctgaagtcgatatccggcgtcttgtcttggcgtatgttggcttgtatgttgtggcttctgttgttccgtgtatgttgattgtctcgtgtcccctctcctcctagggggtcttgtatttatacccatgggtgtccccttgtccaagtagaactagggaaaccaatatggatacaatccgagtagtccttgtcgtttccatgtagaactctggttgtccttccttatccggaactccctccatatccgaagtcagtttccgtataagacatggtatgtagtggatcctgccgagatttagtcaactactattaggtatgtggtatccataaccctgacagtagccctcgacttcaatgcaaatgaacgaactcatattctcaaccgcagaccctggagtaactgttatcgagctcacgtgaccgttctcgATGAGTTCAGAGATATCGTTaaacttcctttatcagcctcgtgcgggcaccaaaagggtttgtctaagtcaatctccgacgtcaaccaagaaagtacatggcatacgactaagtctcctgTCTTGCTgcaatcgagaatttggattgaagtcaataaattttatctcggcgggtacaccatctcttcatttcgtattccttgtcgagatccaccaaccgttctcgagtaatcgagtaggcgtagagtctgcgacggagccttgtcaatatttgtcgtactcgccttagtcgatcttggtgtagaaccatagagacatggagtcttcgataatgtcgaatagaattttcttgaaatcaatactcagaaaagaatattagatagaaatagcccccgagcaaATGCTCAAGGAtaacatgttataatatatatgaaaaactgaaatgaattaaatttacagaccaatgttttgtatgtgagcgtctactcttttaccgacttcgatcagtcaatttgttgagttatacactctccgtagccccccagccttgtcatcggagaattcttctcggaagataaggctcttagaCCTTTGACTTGCCTTagttgaataagcactgatcctagcccctagcagtgaagttggaaaatctATTTCCGATTAcatggcttggttaatacgcacggtgagaactcttacatgactagatcttacatggtctttcgtctctgaaaGATCCGACAAGACCTTATCCGCTctaggcgtccccagccgaagttcccttagattcctcggaggccttgttaggacagcgtaaagggacatggggataggtttcaacgctaggtgtcttttgtggtaagggatctctgggtaaaacacttggcgatattgtgtacctgatatcaactttttTGAAGTATAGGTAGTGAAAGGATCGCTACgccactggtcgaggaccaggtagtagtcgtaactcgaccacttgaagtagaagtagtgggagaatcgctacaccactggtcgagaaccaggtagtagtcgtaactcgaccacttgaactagaagtagtgggagaatcgctacacctctggtcgacgaccaggtagtagtcgtaactcaaccaccTGAAGTGGAAGTACGAAagatcgctacgattgactggttgagaaccagtgagtaggtgtctctcgaccATTTAAAGTTGGTACGAGGGCCGTTATGCTGCCGGTCGAGGACCAGTCGCAGTTGTCCCTCAACCATCTGGAGTCatctgaagtcgtggtgcgaggaccacTAAGCTGctgctgtagtcgtacctcaaccatctggtgcgagagattgctactttttactggtttgagaaccagcgagcgagtagaattatctctcgaacaccaatggaagtgctagagttggtttattacatgtgtatctcatgtggccagtatgactcacatacccaacttatagcatatccagatatccgttcgcaatcatgtcgggtgatcaagccgacgacgttcgcgaggatttatccgttaacaaccttttctcgagtagtccaaccatggccggtgctatgagataggtcgtcggtcttcgttggtaggttgggtgtGACGACTCAGCATTTttcgagaatgttctcgataatgcggtatactcgaccacaacctactcgagtgctcagttgttcctgaaaaatattttctagaaggcaaaacatatagcagataatatcgagtatgtattCGAAAAACTGCATGGaccttctagtattatcaggatataacgagcagatgtaaatattaggcattatgtaaaccatAAACAAGTATGATTTATGcggaagaaaatagagcgagcccccagcattAAACCGTAGTTGGCTTAATATTGGAAACACTCGCACAATacatattgtataaaaaacatgctctaggtaaacataataaattatagatctgacaatgctgtataAATCTGAAGTACggaaaattttatacaaaataaTGCGTACTTGTGTAGATACATGCCgaatgtatctacgaaattagtagatcaattaaattaattaacctaCTAATTACCTGATGAATTCGCATATTTGTGGAAGATTAAAACGTGCGAATATCTGTCTGTAGCTGGTCCGTCATCGTCGCCACCTCCTGCTGCCTCGGATTTTCATGTGACATCACGTCGTGGCTTGACCGGTGTGTGTTTTGCCCCATGTCTCAATGTGTACGTATACACGTCAAACCAAAAAAGGCATGCACATGTACAGCACGTATATGTACGAGTTCAACCGGGGTGCGTCTTCCAAGCATCTCTCACGGTCAAGTCCGATGTGGCTTAGGAGAGGACCTCCGTCTTGGTGTCTCCTCATGCGGCGACGAAGTGACAACTTTGATCTTCGTTCTTCGCGGCGGCCACGTTTTGAAACTTGGTCGATATTGATAGATGAAATAGTTGATGGTGATGGTTCCGACCTCGTCAGGAGACATACTCCGATCAGGTTGGATCTCTCCATagcgaagtcgtcgagtagcttgttgtcggagaatccatctcttaaactCATCTCGTTGAAACCCtaaagcaccaaaatccccctacctggtgcgccactgtcgacgtttgatgtcacgattccggtatttgcatagtatggggatcgtcggtactagggtatacgcgagactgagataaaagagacagagacagagatTTTTATACAGATTCGGGCCCCTGAtcgaattgtcaggtaatagccctacatactgttggccgaagccgatattgctcttattcaccataatcacaccagtacaatatttgaggtagcctatctaactgttgtcgacatggcggtctgaaggtctgactcgtagttgacaacagggtagtcttcctcctcgaatccgtgcccgacgagatcagagataacgctttcgtctctcctgacagtatccggagacaccgtaggggactagccgtgcttatccctgaagtcgatatccggcgtcttgtcttggcgtatgttggcttgtatattGTGGCTTCTATTGTTCCGTGTTTGTTGATTGtctcgtgtcccctctcctcctagggggtcttgtatttatacccatgggtgtccccttgtccaagtagaactagggaaaccaatatgggtacaatccgagtagtccttgtcgtttccatgtagaactctggttgtccttccttatccggaattccctccatatctgaagtaagtttccgtataagacatggtatgtagtggatcctgccgagatttagtcaactactattaggtatgtggtattcaTAACCCTGACAGCATGGCTTATAAGTCGTTGCTAAATTTTGAACTTTAAgacttgattttgattttttttcaagggaCAATTGCATCAGTGCCACCACTTTAAAAGCCAATTGTTGTTTTGCTCCTATTTTTTATGGTTTGCATTTTTACCCTTACTTTTTGAATATGAAGCAGCCGTCTACCCCCACTTGTGACAGCCGTTTGGTAGGTCCCACATTGTGTGTtaaagaaatacaaaaggaaataaaaaaaggttttataaattATGTAATGACATTTGTACCCCTAAGGGAAAGGGAATGGATTGGGTCATCCCCATCTTTGAACCGTGCGTCTCCCTGAGGGTGGTTGAgtcgaaaccctagctagcacaggggcaacggcggcggcggcgcggcgcggaggcaGCGGTGATGGAGCCCGCGTGGCGgggaggcggccgcgggcgcgcgcgaggcggcggccgcgggtgCGCGAGGCCGCGGCTGAGGGCGTGCGCCGGCGCTCGCTCGCAAGAGCAACCGGGCCCTTTCTGACAACAACCGGTTCAacaactaagagcaagtttaacaacGCAGCCGGCCAGCCGGCTGCATGCGTCGCTCTTCGCCCGCCGCTGCGCCGGCTGCGGGCGGTAAGCTGGCGTTTTGATGCAGCCTGGCCCATGAACAGAGAGGCAAACACCGATGGCAGCCGGCGGTGTGTAAAacgcccgctttcttctctctcttcctctctctctcctccacgtaGGATTTAGCCTGTTTATAGCCTATCATAATACTTGCTCTAAATGCGAAGAAACGGTTGTTGTTTATCTGCTACTGCTACTTTCTGACAGAAATGGAGCAGATTCCGAGC
The sequence above is drawn from the Oryza glaberrima chromosome 10, OglaRS2, whole genome shotgun sequence genome and encodes:
- the LOC127785882 gene encoding BTB/POZ and MATH domain-containing protein 1-like, with amino-acid sequence MGASAPSSAGRSKAPPPPPCSSSGVAVSTSRGTSWRARGASADVTFQVGAGSGARRFGAHRCVLAARSPVFEAELYGPMVERDAGRVIRIDDMDPQVFDALLDFMYTDALPGMRKRDAVAMSQQLLVAADRYDLKRLRLLCEHELCKHVNKGTVASMLALVEQQRPSCQGLKKACFEYLRKTPKVLREIMATEAFDHLVNELLSSNKLAIRE